The Microbacterium forte sequence TCTGTGCGCGGGATTCGACCTGGAACACCCCGATCGAATCAGCGCGGCAGAGCATGTCGTAGACGGCCGGCTCTTCTTTCGGAAGCGTCTCGAGCGTCCACCGCTCACCCGTGGCGTCGTCGATGAGATCGAAGCAGTGCTGGAGCGCTGCCAGCATCCCCAGTCCGAGGAGGTCGAACTTCACCAACCCCATCCATGCGGCGTCGTCTTTGTCCCACTGGATCACGGTGCGGTTCTCCATGCGAGCATGCTCGACGGGGACGACCTCGCCGACGGGGCGTGCAGTGAGCACCATGCCACCGGAGTGGATGCCGAGGTGTCGGGGAGCCTTCAGGAGCTCACCCGCGTAGTCGAGCACATTCGCGGGAATGTCGTGCTCGTCTGCGACCTCGAGCCCGGCGCTCCACCCGTCGACCTGCCTGGACCAGGCGTCCTGCTGCCCCGGGGAGAATCCCAAAGCCCTCGCCATGTCGCGCACGGCGTTCTTCGGACGGTACTGGATGACGTTCGCCACCTGTGCCGCACGCTCTCTTCCGTACTCGCGGTACACCCACTGGATGATCTCCTCCCGGCGATCGGAGTCGAAATCCACATCGATGTCCGGTTCTTCCTGACGGGTCGTCGCCAGGAACCGCTCGAAGGGCAGTCGGTAGAGGATCGGGTCGACGGCTGTGATGCCGAGGAGATAGCAGACGGCGCTCGCCGCGGCAGAACCACGTCCCTGACACAGGATGCCGCGACGGCGTGCCTCTGCGACGATGCCGTGCACGATGAGGAAGTAGCCGGGGAAGTCCTTCTCCTCGATCACGTCGAGCTCGCGCCCGATCCTGCGGCGACCGTCGTCATCGAGGTGTGGGTATTTCGTCGGCACGGCCTCCCATACCAGGTGACGCAGCCAGCTCATGGGTGTATGACCGTCTGGCACTTCCTGCTTCGGCAGGGCCGGTCGTGCTCGGCGGAGGGAGAAGGCCGACGCAGCGGCGAGCTCGAGCCCGTAGGAGATCGCGCCGGGGTGGCGCCGGAAGCGCGCGGACATCTCCGCACCGCTGCGCAGATGTGCTCCTCCGTGGGTCGGAAGCCAGCCGTCGAGCTCGTCCATGCTGCGCACAGCACGCACAGCGGCGACCGCCTCGGCGAGTGATGCGCGTTCGGGGGCGGCGTAGTGCACGTTGTTCGTCGCCACCACAGGCAACCGCATCCGCCGGGCGAGATCGGCGAGAGCGTCGTTGCGACGTGTGTCCTGCGGGTCGCCGTGGTCGAAGAGCTCGACGGCGACGTGATCCTGGCCGAACAGATCGACCAGACGGCGCAGCGGCGTCTGCGCGTCTCCGGCTTCGAGCCCACGGCGGACGCCGCCCTTGCGGCATCCGGTGAGGATCGTCCAGTGCCCGTCGGCGGTGGCCGCCAGCTCATCGAGGTCGTACACGGGGCGGCCCTTCTCTCCGCCGCGCAAGTGAGCAGCCGTCATGGCGCCGGAGAGACGGTGATAGCCCTCCAGGCCGTCGGCGAGCACCAGAAGATGGTCGCCGACTGGATCGGGGGTACCCCGCTGCGGGGCGTCGAGACCGAGCGAGAGCTCGGCACCGTAGACCGTCTGGACGCTCACATCCATCAGCTCTGCGACCTCGGCGAAGCGGGCCGCTCCGTAGAAACCGTCGTGGTCGGTGAGTGCCAGCGCGGTGAGCCCCAGACGCTCGGCCTCGGCGAGCAGGTCTTCCGGTGAGGAGGCGCCGTCGAGGAACGAGTACGACGAATGCGCGTGCAGCTCGGCATAGGGGACCGCATCCTCAGGTCGGTGCACGGAGGTCGGGGGATTTCGCTTGCGCTTGGTGCTGACGGGGCCCGGGTCTGGACGACTGCCGGGTGGCATGCCTCCGGTCGGATAGGGCGATTCCTCGCCGCTGAGAGTGCGCTCCAGTTCGTTCCAGGACAGGGGAGGGTTGTGCCAGCCCATCAGCGGTACCTCCCCTCGGCCCACCAGCGATCTCCCGTGCAGAAGACGAGCCAGGCCCGATCATGGTCATCGATGATCTGCAGGCGATGCCCCTTCTTGCCGCCGGAGGCCTCCCACCGGCGTTCATGGATCGGCCATGGGCCAGCCCAGGCCTGCACATCGTCGCCGTCGATGCGAGCGGGTGCCGCCGAGAGCGAACCCCGGTCGTCGACGAGGACGGTCTCCCCGTCGGGTGCGAGCACTCCGATGGGGCGAGGGGGACGGAACACCTCGGCGGGAAGAGGATCGGGAAGGCTTCCCGGCCAGGGGTGCCCGGGGTCTCTGGGGGCGACGGGGCGTTCGCCCCACGGAGTGAGCACCTGTCGATCGGCGAGCCAGCGTCCGCCGGAGAGAGCGGCGGTGACGACGCCCTCGTGGCCGAGCATCGTCTGCACGCGGGAGATGGCGTGGTGCAGGCGCTCATCCGTGCCGGACCCGAAGAGTCCGGGCTGGTGATGGGCGGCATCATCGACCGCAACGGGGACGATCCGCACCAGGGCGATCCCGCCGAACGCGCGAGCCTCATCGATCGGCTCTTTCGCTGACTCGGCCCCCAGCGCCTCGAGCTGCCAGCGCACCCGGTCGACGAGGTCAGCGGCATCGAAGCAGGTCGGATGCAGCCAGGGCCGGGAGAACACCTTGCCGTCGTCGTCGATCAGGTCGATGCGGATCTCTGTGCACACCACCGAGGCTTCTCCGAGAGCGAGCATGACCGCATCGGCCGTCTGCCGCACCGCGAAGGCCACCTGATCGGCTCCGGCGAGCGGCGGTTCGAACTCGACGGAGCGCACGAGTTCGGGGTCGGGCGGTCGTGCCACCACGGCGCGGGAATCGGCACCGGCGGCGAGGGAGTGCAGGCGGGCGCCGCGCTCGCCGAAGCGATCGCGCACCTCGATCTCGTCGAGGCCGGCGAAGTCGCCGAGCGTGCGCACGCCGAGCCGGATGAGCAGACCGGTGAGCTGTTCGTCTCGCAGCACACCCACGGGGAGCGGGGCGAGGAAATCCTTCGCGAGACCTGCAGGAACGACGGTGCACGGGGTGCTTCCTCTGGCGGCGAGCTCTGCCGTGAACGGGCCGTCGGCGATGCCGACGCGCACCTCGGGGAAGCCCGCCTCGGTGAGGACATCGATGAGGGCCCGCCCTGCTTCGGCCTCGCCGTCGTGGTAGCGGGAGATGCCCCGTGCCCGCACCGCCGCGAGTCCTGGACGCAGCAGCGCGGCGCCGGGGGCGTGCTTCTCGATGAGCTGCAGCACCGGAAGGAAGGCCCTCTCGTCGCGGTCGGTGTCGTGCGGCAGCACGCGCAGCGACGAGATGTGCCCCTGCGCGACGCGGCGGCGCTGGCCGGCGCGCACACCGTGCTCCCTCGCCGAAGCGGTGCATGCGATGACGGTGTTCGCATGCACCAGCGCCGTCGGCGGATGAGGCGGTGGCCCGCCCAGGGCGGCGCGCAACGGCCAATCGGGAAGCCACAGGACGAGGACCCGCAGCGGAGCAGCGGTCATCCGGCCACCGCCAGACGCGGGTATTCGAGCGGAGTGGCCTCGTGACCGCGCAGGCCGGGCAGCGTCGTCATCTCGGCCATGGTCTCGACGGCGGTGTGCTCGGCGGGCAGCTCTTCGACCGCGCCGTGGGCGCCGGGAAGGCGTACGCGCACGCTCGACGACAGCGGACTGTGCCGCGTCCGGGCTGACACCGTCGCCGTGGAACCTTCGATCAGCCCCCACCCCTCACCGACACCGAGCCAGTGCTGGTCGTGCAGTCGGATGGAGCCCTCGCTCTGCGGCCAGGCGCCGGACGCTGTCGACTCGGTGATGAGCAGGGTGCTCCCGCGGTCTCGCAGACGTGCGCTCAGTCGTGACACATCGGCATCGCGTGCTCTGCCTCCCGGCTGCACGGCGATCAGCGGAACCACCTCGGCGAGCGCAGAGGTCACGGCGAGCCAGCGGTCTCCGGGCTCGGGGACGAGGATCAGTCGAGGCAGCTCGATTCCGAACGCCGCTGCGGCTTCCACGCCCAGCGTGGGCATGCCCACCACCGCACACCAGTGCCCCTTGCGCGATGCCGCCGCGAGCAGCGCGAGGACGAGACTGGGCGAGGGGGAGACGGTGTATGTCGTCCCCGTCTGCAGTCCTTCTTCGGGGAGCAGGGAGGAGAAGGCGGGTTCGAGGGGGAGCAGCGGATGCTCGCTGCGTCTGCGCTGCATGCGGCTGATCTCCCGGCGCAGCCGAAGAACCTCTCCGGCGCGGGAGTCGCCAGCCGGAGAGAGCGCGGTCACCGCATCGAGCCCGATCCCCATGAATCCATCCTCGAAGATATGTACTAATAAAGCAACTGGAGTAGATGACGATAGTTCGAACCTCCGACATCGGCAGGGGAGGTTATCCACACGCCGTCCTCGCAGGCATCCGCCTTCTCCTAGCCTTCCCGCATGGATCTCCGCACCGTGGCCGTCGTGACCGTCCATCTGATGCTGTTCGTGGTCGCCTGCATACTCGTCACCATCGACATCCGCACACATCGACTGCCGAACCGGATCGTGCTCCCCACCCTCGCGGCGCTCATCCTCCTCGGGGTCGCCGACGCCATCACCTCCGGTGAGAGCGCGGCGATGGTCAGAGCAGCATTCGGCATGCTGATCCTCGGCGGCTTCTATGCGGCGCTCCGTCTGCTCAGCCGCGAGGGAATGGGCGGAGGAGACGTCAAGCTCGCCGCCGTCATCGGCCTTATCCTCGGTTGGCACAGCTGGCAGGCGCTCGCCGTGGGAGCAGCATCCGCCTTCGTCCTCGGTGCTCTGTTCTCCCTGTCGCTGATGATGCTCCGCAGGGCGGACGGCTCGACGCGCATCGCCTTCGGGCCGTGGATGATCCTCGGCGCGATCCTCGGCATCCTCGTGCAGTGAGGCGTCTTGCAGCGTGTCGGCGCTAGGGTGAGCACATGGCACTTGCGCGACTTCACGGCGGCCCGCTCGACGGGCAGATCATTCCTCTCGGCGATGCGGACGACAAGCTGATCGTCCCCTACAGCGAGACCCAGGTGGTGTACAACCGGCGCGGTGACGCGCAGAACACCGGCGACACCGACGGTCCCACCGAGATCGACTACTGGTACGACGAATCCCTCGAGGACATCAGCCCGTCGGATGACTGAGCACCACACCGCTCCGCAGTCCGGCCTCGAACCCTCCAGGGTCGTCGAGGTCGAGCGCAAGTACGACGTCGACGACGCCACCCCTCTTCCGGAGTGGGTGGGGGTTCCGGGAGTGGATGCCGTGTCGTCGGGCGAGGTGCGCGAACTCGACGCACGCTACTTCGACACCGCGGATGCCGGACTCTCCCGCTCAGGGGTGGCTCTTCGTCGTCGCACCGGCGGACCCGATGCCGGTTGGCATATCAAGGGACCGCGTGAGGGCGACGGCCGTCTGGAGATCGGCTGGCCGCTGGGTGACGACGACAGGATCCCCGAGGCGATGACCGAGACCATCTCTCGATGGGCGACGGGCCCGCTGACGCCCCTCGCCCGGATCGAGAACACCCGAACGGCCTATCTGCTCACCGGAACCGCCGGAGTGGTCGCCGAGTTCGTCGACGATCACGTTCGCGCGACCGATCTCCGACACGACGTGCAGCGTGAATGGCGCGAGTGGGAATTCGAGCTCGGCCCCGCTGCGCCCGCCGACCCGGCGGGGAGAGCGGCCCTGTTCGAGGCCGTCGAGAGGGTGATCTTCGCCGCCGGGGGTCGCGATGCGTCATCCGGCTCCAAGCTCGCCCGTGCTCTGGGTTTCTGACTCACGGCGCAAGCCCCTTCCGCGTGTGAGCGGGGCCATGCTTGAGTGGCAGACATGACCCGCTCCGCCGTACTCCGCTCGCTGCGGACGATCGTTCCAGACACCGTCATCGAGCAGCACGAGGTGCGCGACATCTTCGCCTCGCAGCCCGACGTCGGGCGCCTCGCGCAGAGGATCATCGGAGCATCCTTCAACGGATCGGGCATCGACACCCGTCACACGGTCATCGAAGAGCTCTCCTCCACGGCGAGCACCGACGCGACGCTCTTCTTCGATCGGGAGTCCGGCCTTCTGCAGTCTCCGGGAACGGCCGCACGCAACGACGTCTACATACGCGAGGCGTCTCGTCTCTTCGTCGAGGTGGCTCGCAGCGCGCTGGACGCAGACCCCGACATCGTCGCCGCCGACGTCACGCACGTCATCACCGCATCGTGCACGGGCTTCCATGCGCCGGGCCCGGAATACGAGATCGTGCGGGGGCTGGGTCTCTCAGACAGCGTGCAGCGCTATCACCTCGGATTCATGGGCTGCTACGCCTCGCTGCCTGCGCTCCGAGCGGCGAGCCAGTTCTGCGCGGCCGATCCCGATGCCGTGGTGCTCGTGGTCAGCGTCGAGCTGTGCACCGTGCACCTTCGCTCGTCGGAGGACCCGGATCTCATCGTGGCCAACTCCCTCTTCGCGGACGGGGCGGCCGCCGGCATCGTCACAGCGCGCGATCTCCCGACACCGGTTCCTGCCGTCCGCCTCGACGGCTTCCACACGGCCATCGCCGCCGAGGGCGAGAAGGACATGGCCTGGACGATCGGCGACCACGGCTTCGAGATGATCCTGTCGACCAAGGTGCCGCAGATCATCGGCGAGACCATCATCGGCGCCATCCGTCCGCTCTACGCCCGCGAGGGCGAGCTCGCGGCCGCGTTCGACGAGGGGAGGGTGGGGGAGCGCGTGGAGCACTGGGCGATCCACCCCGGCGGACGCAGCATCCTCGACCGCGTGCAGGAGCGACTGCAGCTGAGCGACGCGCAGCTGCACCCGGCTCGGGAGACGCTGCGCGAGAACGGCAACATGTCGAGTGCAACGGTGCTCTTCGTGATCAAGCGGATCCTCGATGACGGCGCCGCCGACGGGTCGCGGGTCGCGGCGATGGCCTTCGGACCGGGGTTGACGGCCGAGAGCGCATTGATGACGGTCACCACCGGCGTCTCGTGAGACACGACCTCTCGATGCGCGCCACCGAGGTGCGCGAGCTCATGGACGATCCGGATGCGGACATCGGGATGCTGGAACAGACCTACAGACGCTTCCGGCTCGTGAACGCGCTCGTCTCACGGCCGGGGCTGCTCTATCGTCGCGAGATCCGGCCGCGCGCCCGCCGTGGTCCCATCCGCATCCTGGACATCGGCGCGGGCGGCGGAGACGTGTGCCGGATGATCGCGGCGCGGTTGCGGCGAGCAGGTCTCGAAGCCGAGATCACGGCGCTCGACGCCGACGAGCGGGCGATTCGCTGGGCTGCCGATAACGACCACGGCGCCGGCATCCGATATCGCTGCGCCTTCGCCGCAGACCTCGTGGCGGAGGGAGAGCAGTACGACGTGGTCTTCTCGAATCACGTGCTGCACCACCTCACCGCGACAGAGCTCGACGGCCTGCTGCGCGACTCCGAGGCGCTCGTCGGCGGCGGTGGCGTCGTGGTGCACCGGGACATCGCCCGCACCCGATTCGCCTATGCCCTGTACGATGCCGCGACCTGGGTCCTCTCGGGAACGCTCTTCCGCGGCTCGTTCATCCGGGAGGACGGCCTCATCAGCATCCGCCGCTCGTACGCGCGGAGAGAGCTCGC is a genomic window containing:
- a CDS encoding error-prone DNA polymerase, yielding MGWHNPPLSWNELERTLSGEESPYPTGGMPPGSRPDPGPVSTKRKRNPPTSVHRPEDAVPYAELHAHSSYSFLDGASSPEDLLAEAERLGLTALALTDHDGFYGAARFAEVAELMDVSVQTVYGAELSLGLDAPQRGTPDPVGDHLLVLADGLEGYHRLSGAMTAAHLRGGEKGRPVYDLDELAATADGHWTILTGCRKGGVRRGLEAGDAQTPLRRLVDLFGQDHVAVELFDHGDPQDTRRNDALADLARRMRLPVVATNNVHYAAPERASLAEAVAAVRAVRSMDELDGWLPTHGGAHLRSGAEMSARFRRHPGAISYGLELAAASAFSLRRARPALPKQEVPDGHTPMSWLRHLVWEAVPTKYPHLDDDGRRRIGRELDVIEEKDFPGYFLIVHGIVAEARRRGILCQGRGSAAASAVCYLLGITAVDPILYRLPFERFLATTRQEEPDIDVDFDSDRREEIIQWVYREYGRERAAQVANVIQYRPKNAVRDMARALGFSPGQQDAWSRQVDGWSAGLEVADEHDIPANVLDYAGELLKAPRHLGIHSGGMVLTARPVGEVVPVEHARMENRTVIQWDKDDAAWMGLVKFDLLGLGMLAALQHCFDLIDDATGERWTLETLPKEEPAVYDMLCRADSIGVFQVESRAQIGLLPRLQPRAFYDLAIQIALIRPGPIQGGAVHPFVRRKMAKDALDEENRARAARGEEPVVLDIPYPHDDLKPILERTLGIPIFQEQLIQMATAIGDCTADEADLLRRAMGSKRGLEKIEKVRDKLYAGMTRRGLSAEQSDRIYAQIQAFSNFGFAESHSLSFALLVYASSWLKLHYPAAFLAGLLRSQPMGFYSASTLTADARRHGVEVRRPDLHASGVTETLEPLEGAPLRMPTGLDACGDPLQPRVPRFDRSKPDESAAHRRDGAYAVRMGLSGVRGIGTPLAERIVAEREAAGPFRDLNDLVRRTDATAAQLESLATAGAFECLGLQRREAIWLSGAAAEDRSRFLPGTTIAVQPPLFSDQSSYERLSADLWATGVSTDDHPMAHFRGLLRERGVLTSADLQSHETGRRIEVAGLVTHRQRPATAAGVTFLNLEDETGLVNVICSTGVWGRYHRVARDSPALIIRGILERSAEGVVNVLADAFEDLSTGVTHRSRDFR
- a CDS encoding CYTH domain-containing protein, which produces MTEHHTAPQSGLEPSRVVEVERKYDVDDATPLPEWVGVPGVDAVSSGEVRELDARYFDTADAGLSRSGVALRRRTGGPDAGWHIKGPREGDGRLEIGWPLGDDDRIPEAMTETISRWATGPLTPLARIENTRTAYLLTGTAGVVAEFVDDHVRATDLRHDVQREWREWEFELGPAAPADPAGRAALFEAVERVIFAAGGRDASSGSKLARALGF
- a CDS encoding DNA polymerase Y family protein; translated protein: MTAAPLRVLVLWLPDWPLRAALGGPPPHPPTALVHANTVIACTASAREHGVRAGQRRRVAQGHISSLRVLPHDTDRDERAFLPVLQLIEKHAPGAALLRPGLAAVRARGISRYHDGEAEAGRALIDVLTEAGFPEVRVGIADGPFTAELAARGSTPCTVVPAGLAKDFLAPLPVGVLRDEQLTGLLIRLGVRTLGDFAGLDEIEVRDRFGERGARLHSLAAGADSRAVVARPPDPELVRSVEFEPPLAGADQVAFAVRQTADAVMLALGEASVVCTEIRIDLIDDDGKVFSRPWLHPTCFDAADLVDRVRWQLEALGAESAKEPIDEARAFGGIALVRIVPVAVDDAAHHQPGLFGSGTDERLHHAISRVQTMLGHEGVVTAALSGGRWLADRQVLTPWGERPVAPRDPGHPWPGSLPDPLPAEVFRPPRPIGVLAPDGETVLVDDRGSLSAAPARIDGDDVQAWAGPWPIHERRWEASGGKKGHRLQIIDDHDRAWLVFCTGDRWWAEGRYR
- a CDS encoding type III polyketide synthase — encoded protein: MTRSAVLRSLRTIVPDTVIEQHEVRDIFASQPDVGRLAQRIIGASFNGSGIDTRHTVIEELSSTASTDATLFFDRESGLLQSPGTAARNDVYIREASRLFVEVARSALDADPDIVAADVTHVITASCTGFHAPGPEYEIVRGLGLSDSVQRYHLGFMGCYASLPALRAASQFCAADPDAVVLVVSVELCTVHLRSSEDPDLIVANSLFADGAAAGIVTARDLPTPVPAVRLDGFHTAIAAEGEKDMAWTIGDHGFEMILSTKVPQIIGETIIGAIRPLYAREGELAAAFDEGRVGERVEHWAIHPGGRSILDRVQERLQLSDAQLHPARETLRENGNMSSATVLFVIKRILDDGAADGSRVAAMAFGPGLTAESALMTVTTGVS
- a CDS encoding prepilin peptidase is translated as MDLRTVAVVTVHLMLFVVACILVTIDIRTHRLPNRIVLPTLAALILLGVADAITSGESAAMVRAAFGMLILGGFYAALRLLSREGMGGGDVKLAAVIGLILGWHSWQALAVGAASAFVLGALFSLSLMMLRRADGSTRIAFGPWMILGAILGILVQ
- a CDS encoding methyltransferase domain-containing protein codes for the protein MRHDLSMRATEVRELMDDPDADIGMLEQTYRRFRLVNALVSRPGLLYRREIRPRARRGPIRILDIGAGGGDVCRMIAARLRRAGLEAEITALDADERAIRWAADNDHGAGIRYRCAFAADLVAEGEQYDVVFSNHVLHHLTATELDGLLRDSEALVGGGGVVVHRDIARTRFAYALYDAATWVLSGTLFRGSFIREDGLISIRRSYARRELASLVPSGWAVRFGLPSRLELSWKAAAAS